From Streptomyces sp. 6-11-2, one genomic window encodes:
- a CDS encoding ATP-binding protein: MASVIPSPPLGTDAAAIPLSRGASTGAGPGGAVAERRFRFELAAHPGSPARARRLTRTRLTGWSVCEDTCDAAALVVSELVTNAIVHTASRQIVCELQDEDELVRIAVRDEGCAPGEPQPSPRQPEEEHGRGLLLVDAMCLAWGALEQGTGLVVWAELPRRSAPARSDLGWGARPKPAPARDTDDKNGAQAHGQAHRQAHHGTGTAWL, translated from the coding sequence GTGGCAAGCGTGATTCCGTCTCCGCCCTTAGGAACAGACGCCGCCGCGATCCCGCTGAGCCGCGGCGCGAGTACGGGAGCGGGCCCCGGCGGGGCCGTTGCCGAGCGTCGGTTCCGTTTCGAGCTGGCCGCGCATCCCGGTTCCCCCGCGCGGGCCAGGCGCCTGACCCGGACCCGCCTGACCGGCTGGTCCGTGTGCGAGGACACCTGCGACGCGGCGGCCCTGGTCGTCTCCGAGCTGGTCACCAACGCCATCGTGCACACCGCCAGCAGGCAGATCGTGTGCGAGCTGCAGGACGAGGACGAGCTGGTGCGCATAGCCGTGCGGGACGAGGGGTGCGCGCCGGGTGAGCCGCAGCCGTCGCCGCGGCAGCCCGAGGAGGAGCACGGAAGGGGACTGCTCCTCGTCGACGCCATGTGCCTGGCCTGGGGAGCCCTGGAGCAGGGCACCGGCCTGGTGGTGTGGGCGGAGCTGCCGCGCCGTTCCGCTCCCGCCCGGAGCGACCTGGGCTGGGGCGCCCGCCCCAAGCCGGCCCCTGCCCGCGACACGGACGACAAGAACGGAGCGCAGGCTCACGGCCAGGCGCACCGGCAGGCACATCACGGAACGGGGACCGCATGGCTGTGA
- a CDS encoding SAM-dependent methyltransferase, translating to MTEIDTSKPHPARMYDWYLGGKDNYPVDEELGRQMLALEPRVPVMAKVNRAFMHRATRWLAGQGVRQFLDIGTGIPTEPNLHQVAQSIAPDARVVYCDNDPIVLAHAAALLRSAPGGITEYVQADVRDPATILEGAGKVLDFGQPVALSLVALLHFITDEDGAHDLVARLLAELPSGSYLMMTHATSDFTPEESAAATARLKAGGVTLALRTREEFTRFFDGLELVEPGVEVVHKWHPELGEPVPGQDDGVIPGYGAVARKP from the coding sequence ATGACCGAGATCGACACCAGCAAGCCGCACCCCGCGCGGATGTACGACTGGTACCTCGGCGGCAAGGACAACTACCCGGTCGACGAGGAACTGGGCCGGCAGATGCTCGCACTCGAACCGCGGGTGCCGGTGATGGCCAAGGTCAACCGCGCGTTCATGCACCGGGCGACGCGGTGGCTGGCCGGCCAGGGCGTACGGCAGTTCCTGGACATCGGCACGGGTATACCCACCGAGCCGAACCTGCACCAGGTCGCCCAGTCGATCGCGCCCGACGCGCGTGTCGTCTACTGCGACAACGATCCGATCGTGCTGGCCCACGCGGCGGCCCTGCTGCGCAGCGCGCCGGGTGGCATCACCGAGTACGTGCAGGCCGACGTCCGTGACCCGGCCACGATCCTGGAGGGCGCCGGGAAGGTCCTGGACTTCGGCCAACCCGTGGCCCTGTCCCTGGTGGCGCTGCTCCACTTCATCACCGACGAGGACGGCGCCCACGACCTGGTCGCGCGTCTGCTCGCCGAACTGCCCTCCGGCAGCTACCTGATGATGACCCACGCCACCTCGGACTTCACCCCGGAGGAGTCGGCGGCGGCTACGGCCAGACTGAAGGCGGGAGGCGTCACCCTCGCCCTCCGCACCCGCGAGGAGTTCACCCGCTTCTTCGACGGCCTGGAACTCGTCGAACCCGGCGTTGAGGTCGTCCACAAGTGGCACCCGGAACTGGGCGAACCGGTTCCGGGCCAGGACGACGGAGTCATCCCGGGTTACGGGGCTGTGGCCCGGAAGCCGTGA
- a CDS encoding DUF397 domain-containing protein, translated as MERITSQPKPRLRRGIYNGMPAGELGSEGWHKPWSGGNGGNCLEAMKLDDGRIAVRQSTDPDGPALIYTTDEMTAFIEGAKAGEADFLLT; from the coding sequence ATGGAACGCATCACGTCCCAGCCCAAGCCGCGGCTGCGCCGCGGGATCTACAACGGCATGCCCGCCGGTGAACTCGGCAGCGAGGGCTGGCACAAGCCGTGGAGCGGGGGCAACGGAGGCAACTGCCTGGAGGCCATGAAGCTGGACGACGGCCGGATCGCGGTCCGTCAGTCCACCGATCCGGACGGACCGGCCCTCATCTACACGACCGACGAGATGACGGCGTTCATCGAGGGCGCGAAGGCCGGAGAGGCGGACTTCCTGCTGACTTGA
- a CDS encoding DUF2293 domain-containing protein, giving the protein MAPRMAALPVPRPSDGLLVLQPLRRKRCAACRRGPLPLLVLEEGVPRCLDCADLGHLVFLPRGDTALTRRSREESALSAVVVRFNRRRSRYERQGVLVEEAALARAELRCLADAEARRRRRARDARRRAAEDIRFADAFAAEILRLFPACPPDRARAIAGHTSLRGSGRVGRSASGRALSETAVTSAVAASVRHLDTPYDRLLMSGVARPEARQRIRADVDSVLRAWREQNPSA; this is encoded by the coding sequence ATGGCCCCGCGTATGGCCGCGCTCCCGGTCCCCCGGCCGTCCGACGGCCTCCTCGTCCTCCAGCCGCTGCGGCGCAAGCGGTGTGCCGCGTGCCGGCGCGGCCCGCTGCCGCTGCTCGTACTGGAGGAGGGGGTGCCGCGGTGCCTGGACTGCGCCGACCTCGGGCACCTGGTCTTCCTGCCGCGCGGCGACACCGCGCTGACGCGCCGGTCGCGGGAGGAGAGCGCGCTGTCGGCGGTGGTGGTGCGGTTCAACCGGCGCAGAAGCCGGTACGAACGGCAGGGCGTCCTCGTCGAGGAGGCGGCGCTCGCGCGCGCGGAGCTGCGGTGCCTGGCGGACGCCGAGGCGCGACGCCGTCGCCGCGCGCGCGACGCACGGCGACGGGCGGCCGAGGACATACGGTTCGCGGACGCGTTCGCGGCGGAGATCCTGCGGCTCTTTCCCGCCTGCCCGCCGGACCGCGCGCGGGCCATCGCCGGGCACACCTCCCTGCGCGGCAGCGGACGGGTCGGCCGCAGCGCGTCGGGGCGCGCTCTGTCCGAGACCGCGGTCACCTCGGCGGTCGCGGCCTCCGTACGCCACCTGGACACGCCCTACGACCGGCTGCTGATGAGCGGGGTGGCACGGCCCGAGGCCCGGCAGCGGATCAGGGCCGACGTGGACTCGGTGCTGCGGGCCTGGCGGGAGCAGAACCCGAGCGCGTAG
- a CDS encoding uridine kinase → MGRVRLQAITWERLGDLLAERLLDLKPADGSPWPRIAFDGAPAALPGDLAHRVAEALRPLGRSALVVDTEGFLRPASLRLEHGHRDEESYYNGWLDTGALWREVFGPLEPGGDGRVLPDLRDPVTDRATRSAYVQLPPGALLLLHGPLLLRHWFPFDLTVHVLLSPGALRRRTPEAEHWTLPAFERYDAETDPARTADVLVRADDPRHPAWNG, encoded by the coding sequence ATGGGCCGTGTGCGTCTTCAAGCGATCACCTGGGAACGGCTCGGCGACCTCCTCGCCGAGCGCCTGCTCGACCTGAAGCCCGCCGACGGCAGCCCCTGGCCGCGCATCGCCTTCGACGGTGCCCCCGCCGCCCTCCCGGGCGACCTGGCGCACCGCGTCGCCGAGGCGTTGCGGCCGCTCGGCCGTTCCGCGCTGGTCGTGGATACAGAGGGCTTCCTGCGCCCGGCCTCCCTCCGGCTGGAACACGGCCACCGGGACGAGGAGTCCTACTACAACGGCTGGCTCGACACCGGCGCCCTGTGGCGCGAGGTCTTCGGCCCGCTCGAACCCGGCGGTGACGGACGCGTCCTGCCCGACCTGCGGGACCCGGTCACCGACCGCGCCACCCGCAGCGCCTACGTCCAGCTCCCGCCCGGCGCCCTGTTGTTGCTGCACGGTCCCCTCCTGCTGCGTCACTGGTTCCCCTTCGACCTGACCGTCCACGTCCTCCTCTCCCCGGGCGCCCTGCGCCGCCGTACTCCGGAGGCCGAGCACTGGACGCTGCCCGCCTTCGAGCGCTACGACGCCGAGACCGACCCGGCCCGCACCGCCGATGTCCTGGTACGCGCCGACGACCCCCGGCACCCGGCCTGGAACGGCTGA
- a CDS encoding magnesium and cobalt transport protein CorA, whose protein sequence is MSMAGNLRKVARLARGRRRVDLSHPARSPLGSSVVNCVAYQDGERVPEAGDLVEAVARVRKARDGFVWLGLHEPTDAEFAGIADLFDLHPLAVEDTVKAHQRPKVERYGETLFAVFKTVCYLEHEKLTATSEVVSTGEIMVFTGEDFVITVRHGLHGSLGPLREELESDSGQLAKGPAAVLHAIADHVVDDYLSVTDSFQEDIDEVEAEVFAEDGARVDPGRIYQLKRELLELKRAVVPLGRPLEELSARPMKVVGAEIQAYFRDVLDHQTRAKEQIAAFDELLNSILQAHLAQVTVAQNEDMRKITAWAAVIAVPTMVCGVYGMNFRVMPELHWRFGYPLVICLISAVCVSLYRGFRRNGWL, encoded by the coding sequence ATGTCCATGGCGGGGAATCTGCGGAAGGTGGCTCGGCTGGCCCGAGGGCGGCGCCGGGTCGACCTGAGCCATCCCGCCCGGTCGCCGCTGGGCTCCTCCGTGGTGAACTGCGTGGCCTACCAGGACGGCGAGCGGGTTCCGGAGGCCGGTGATCTGGTGGAGGCCGTGGCGCGGGTGCGCAAGGCCCGTGACGGTTTCGTCTGGCTGGGACTGCACGAACCGACGGACGCGGAGTTCGCGGGCATCGCGGACCTCTTCGACCTGCACCCGCTGGCGGTGGAGGACACGGTCAAGGCGCATCAGCGCCCGAAGGTGGAGCGGTACGGCGAGACGCTGTTCGCGGTGTTCAAGACGGTGTGCTACCTCGAGCACGAGAAGCTGACGGCGACCAGCGAGGTGGTCAGCACCGGCGAGATCATGGTGTTCACCGGGGAGGACTTCGTGATCACCGTGCGGCACGGCCTGCACGGCTCGCTCGGTCCGCTGCGCGAGGAACTGGAGTCCGATTCGGGGCAGCTCGCCAAGGGGCCGGCGGCGGTGCTGCACGCGATCGCGGACCATGTGGTCGACGACTACCTGAGCGTCACCGACTCGTTCCAGGAGGACATCGACGAGGTGGAGGCCGAGGTGTTCGCGGAGGATGGCGCGCGTGTCGATCCGGGGCGGATCTACCAGCTCAAGCGGGAGCTGCTGGAGCTGAAGCGGGCCGTCGTGCCGCTGGGGCGCCCGCTGGAGGAGCTCTCCGCCCGGCCGATGAAGGTGGTCGGCGCGGAGATACAGGCGTACTTCAGGGACGTCCTCGACCACCAGACCCGGGCCAAGGAGCAGATAGCCGCCTTCGACGAACTGCTGAACTCGATTCTCCAGGCCCACCTCGCGCAGGTGACGGTGGCGCAGAACGAGGACATGCGCAAGATCACGGCATGGGCCGCGGTGATCGCCGTGCCGACCATGGTGTGCGGGGTGTACGGCATGAACTTCCGCGTGATGCCAGAGCTCCACTGGCGGTTCGGCTATCCGCTGGTCATCTGCCTGATATCGGCCGTGTGCGTGTCGCTGTACCGCGGCTTCCGCCGTAACGGCTGGCTCTGA
- a CDS encoding helix-turn-helix transcriptional regulator yields MSEPRSAPTVGQVVLGRRLLDLRESAGLKREEAARILHVAPATVRRMEMAEVALKIPYLQLLLKAYGVSDEEAEAFMRLAEDANQPGWWQRFHDILPGWFSMYVSLEGAATLIRSYEPHFVPGLLQTEDYARGVLKSGAVGQTSPEDIERHVALRMQRQDLLTRPDAPRIWVVMDETALRRQVGDSEVMRAQIDRLLEAAKLPNVTLQVAPFSAGPHAGTYGPFVLFRFAMPELPDMVYSEYLTGAVYLDARQEVASHLEVMDRMAAQAATAHRTKEILRDFRKEL; encoded by the coding sequence GTGAGTGAGCCGCGGTCCGCGCCGACAGTCGGGCAGGTCGTGCTCGGCCGGCGCCTGTTGGACCTGCGGGAGAGCGCGGGGCTCAAGCGCGAGGAGGCCGCCCGCATCCTGCACGTGGCCCCCGCCACCGTGCGCCGGATGGAGATGGCCGAGGTCGCCCTCAAAATCCCGTACCTCCAGCTGCTGCTGAAGGCGTACGGCGTCTCCGACGAGGAGGCCGAGGCCTTCATGCGGCTGGCCGAGGACGCCAACCAGCCGGGCTGGTGGCAGCGGTTCCACGACATCCTGCCGGGCTGGTTCTCGATGTACGTCAGCCTGGAGGGTGCCGCCACCCTCATCCGGTCCTACGAGCCGCACTTCGTCCCCGGACTGCTCCAGACCGAGGACTACGCGCGCGGAGTGCTCAAGTCCGGCGCCGTCGGCCAGACCAGCCCCGAGGACATAGAGCGCCATGTCGCGCTGCGCATGCAACGCCAGGATCTGCTCACCCGTCCGGACGCCCCCAGGATCTGGGTGGTGATGGACGAGACGGCGCTGCGCCGGCAGGTCGGCGACTCCGAGGTGATGCGTGCTCAGATCGACAGGCTGCTGGAAGCCGCGAAACTGCCCAACGTGACGTTGCAGGTCGCCCCGTTCTCCGCGGGGCCGCACGCCGGCACGTACGGGCCCTTCGTGCTGTTCCGATTCGCCATGCCCGAACTGCCGGACATGGTCTACAGCGAGTACCTGACCGGCGCGGTCTACCTGGACGCGCGTCAGGAGGTGGCGAGCCACCTCGAGGTCATGGACCGCATGGCGGCGCAGGCCGCTACTGCACATCGCACGAAGGAGATCCTCCGGGATTTCCGCAAGGAGCTGTGA
- a CDS encoding pseudouridine-5'-phosphate glycosidase, translating into MLVVSEEVREALAARRPVVALESTIIAHGLPRPRNLQVALELEDAVRQEGAVPATIAVLNGHPHIGLDKGQLERVANEEGMRKLGHRDLPLAMAAGASGATTVSGTALLASLAGIRVFATGGLGGVHREWTVTQDESADLGLLARTRITVVCAGVKSILDVPATLQRLETLGVAVAGYGTDRFPGFYLSDSGHPVDWTLRTPEDVAAVMRAQNALRAPESALIVANPVPLQEQLDPELHARVLADALHACEEEGVTGQAVTPFLLDYLVRHTDGASLRANLAAVRGNVRLAALIAAAWALP; encoded by the coding sequence GTGCTGGTGGTGTCCGAAGAGGTGCGGGAGGCGCTGGCCGCGCGTCGTCCCGTGGTGGCCCTGGAGTCAACGATCATCGCCCATGGGCTGCCGCGCCCGCGCAATCTCCAGGTGGCGCTGGAGCTTGAGGACGCGGTACGGCAGGAGGGCGCCGTGCCCGCGACCATCGCGGTGCTGAACGGCCACCCTCACATCGGCCTGGACAAGGGGCAGTTGGAGCGGGTCGCGAACGAGGAGGGGATGCGCAAGCTCGGCCACCGCGACCTGCCGCTCGCGATGGCCGCGGGGGCGAGCGGGGCGACCACGGTGTCGGGGACGGCGCTGCTGGCCTCGCTGGCGGGCATCCGTGTGTTCGCCACGGGCGGGCTGGGCGGAGTGCACCGCGAGTGGACGGTGACGCAGGACGAGTCCGCCGACCTCGGACTGCTGGCGCGCACACGGATCACGGTCGTGTGCGCCGGGGTCAAGTCGATCCTGGACGTGCCGGCGACGTTGCAGCGGCTGGAGACGCTGGGGGTCGCGGTGGCCGGGTACGGCACGGACCGCTTCCCCGGGTTCTATCTGTCCGACTCCGGTCATCCGGTGGACTGGACACTGCGGACGCCGGAGGACGTGGCCGCGGTGATGCGGGCGCAGAACGCGCTGCGGGCGCCGGAGTCGGCGCTGATCGTCGCCAACCCGGTGCCGCTGCAGGAGCAGTTGGATCCCGAACTGCACGCGCGTGTGCTCGCCGACGCGCTGCACGCGTGCGAGGAGGAGGGCGTCACGGGGCAGGCGGTCACCCCGTTCCTGCTCGACTACCTGGTGCGGCACACCGACGGCGCCTCGCTGCGCGCCAACCTGGCGGCGGTGCGCGGCAACGTACGGCTGGCGGCGCTGATCGCCGCGGCGTGGGCCCTGCCGTGA
- a CDS encoding methylated-DNA--[protein]-cysteine S-methyltransferase yields MDNHEQDEHRFVPDEQRVVWAVVGTGIGPLLLAATPEGLVNVVFHATDAIRERALDRLASRLGTEPVEAPDSPLLAEAIRQVRAYFAGERQDFELPLDWSLISGFNRQVLRELASGVPYGTVVGYGDLADRVGQPGAAQAVGAAMGANPLPVVVPCHRVVESDGGIGGFGGGLEVKRRLLALEGVLPEPLF; encoded by the coding sequence ATGGACAACCACGAGCAGGACGAGCATCGGTTCGTACCGGACGAGCAGCGGGTCGTGTGGGCCGTCGTCGGTACCGGCATCGGCCCCCTGCTGCTGGCCGCGACCCCCGAGGGCCTGGTCAACGTCGTCTTCCACGCCACTGACGCGATACGGGAGCGCGCGCTGGACCGGCTGGCGTCCCGGCTGGGCACCGAGCCGGTCGAGGCGCCCGACTCCCCGCTGCTCGCGGAGGCGATACGCCAGGTGCGGGCGTACTTCGCGGGCGAGCGGCAGGACTTCGAGCTGCCGCTGGACTGGTCTCTGATCTCGGGCTTCAACCGGCAGGTGCTGCGCGAACTGGCGTCGGGCGTGCCGTACGGCACGGTCGTCGGGTACGGCGATCTGGCCGACCGGGTGGGGCAGCCGGGTGCCGCCCAGGCGGTGGGCGCGGCGATGGGCGCCAATCCGCTGCCGGTGGTCGTGCCGTGTCACCGGGTCGTCGAGAGCGACGGGGGCATCGGCGGCTTCGGCGGCGGCCTGGAGGTCAAGCGCAGGCTGCTCGCGCTGGAAGGCGTGCTGCCCGAGCCGCTGTTCTGA
- a CDS encoding glutamate synthase subunit beta encodes MADPKGFMTTPRQEWPRRPVEERVRDWHEVYVPGGLLPIISKQADRCMDCGVPFCHEACPLGNLIPEWNDLVSREDWRAAADRLHATNNFPEFTGRLCPAPCEAGCVLAINQPAVTIKNVECAIADRAWEEGFAPPRPPDRLSGRTVAVVGSGPTGLAAAQQLTRAGHTVALYERDDRLGGLMRYGIPAFKMEKHHLERRLEQMLAEGTKFRTSTEVGRDVGAGELRARYDAVVIATGATAWRELPVPGRELAGIHQAMEYLPLANRVGEGDVETSPVSAAGRHVVIVGGGDTGADCLGTAVRQGAASVTQLDIYALPGAERDEDLEPWPTYPKIYRLSPAHQEAGDLGTAPVADADARLFAASTLRFAGDADGHVHELHLTEVDAARRPLPGTERTLPADLVLLALGFSGPSQEDGLIDQLGLRLTPRGTIARDPAFATNVPGVFAAGDAARGQSLIVWAIAEGRAVAAAVDHHLTGVWSLPSPIGPYDRPMRV; translated from the coding sequence ATGGCCGATCCCAAGGGTTTCATGACCACACCCCGCCAGGAGTGGCCCCGCAGGCCGGTCGAGGAGCGGGTGCGGGACTGGCACGAGGTGTACGTGCCGGGCGGGCTGCTTCCGATCATCAGTAAGCAGGCCGACCGGTGCATGGACTGCGGGGTGCCGTTCTGCCACGAGGCCTGTCCGCTGGGCAATCTGATCCCCGAGTGGAACGACCTGGTGTCCCGGGAGGACTGGCGGGCGGCCGCCGACCGGTTGCACGCGACGAACAACTTCCCCGAGTTCACGGGGCGGTTGTGCCCGGCGCCGTGCGAGGCGGGGTGTGTGCTGGCGATCAACCAGCCCGCGGTCACCATCAAGAACGTCGAGTGCGCGATCGCCGACCGGGCCTGGGAGGAGGGGTTCGCCCCGCCGCGCCCGCCGGACCGGCTGTCCGGGCGGACCGTCGCGGTGGTCGGGTCGGGGCCGACCGGGCTCGCCGCGGCCCAGCAGCTGACGCGCGCGGGACACACGGTCGCCCTGTACGAACGGGACGACCGGCTCGGCGGACTGATGCGGTACGGCATTCCCGCGTTCAAGATGGAGAAGCACCACCTGGAGCGGCGGTTGGAGCAGATGCTGGCCGAGGGGACGAAGTTCCGTACGTCGACGGAGGTCGGGCGGGACGTCGGGGCCGGGGAGTTGCGGGCGCGCTACGACGCCGTGGTGATCGCCACGGGCGCCACGGCCTGGCGTGAACTACCTGTACCAGGAAGGGAGTTGGCCGGAATCCACCAGGCGATGGAGTACCTGCCGCTGGCCAACCGGGTGGGTGAGGGCGACGTGGAGACCTCACCGGTGTCCGCGGCCGGCCGGCACGTCGTGATCGTCGGCGGCGGGGACACGGGAGCCGACTGCCTGGGCACGGCGGTGCGGCAGGGCGCCGCGTCCGTGACCCAGCTGGACATCTACGCCCTGCCGGGCGCGGAGCGCGACGAGGACCTCGAGCCGTGGCCGACCTACCCGAAGATCTACCGGCTGTCGCCCGCGCACCAGGAGGCGGGCGACCTGGGCACGGCGCCGGTCGCGGACGCCGACGCGCGGCTGTTCGCCGCGTCCACGCTCCGCTTCGCCGGTGACGCCGACGGGCATGTCCACGAGCTGCACCTGACCGAGGTGGACGCGGCACGGCGCCCCCTGCCGGGCACCGAACGCACGCTCCCCGCCGATCTGGTGCTGCTCGCACTGGGTTTCTCCGGCCCGTCCCAGGAGGACGGCCTCATCGACCAGTTGGGTCTGCGGCTCACCCCGCGTGGCACGATCGCCCGCGACCCCGCCTTCGCGACCAACGTCCCGGGCGTGTTCGCCGCCGGGGACGCCGCCCGCGGCCAGTCGCTGATCGTCTGGGCCATCGCCGAGGGCCGCGCGGTCGCGGCGGCCGTGGACCACCACCTGACGGGCGTCTGGAGCCTCCCGTCCCCGATCGGCCCGTACGACCGTCCGATGCGGGTGTGA
- a CDS encoding class I SAM-dependent methyltransferase, whose amino-acid sequence MTHSDGHPDGHSGADTDQDKDGNEGGRDAGQPESRGEGRREGPGGGRYLLENRQTEAGERFDAFATLFDPTTFRHFEGLGVGPGWRCWEVGAGGTSVVSWLAERVGLTGTVVATDIDTSLVAKAARPPVEVRMHDVGAEEPPGEGFDLVHARLVLVHVPDRERALRSMIKALRPGGRLLLEDADPALQPLLCPDEHGPAEELANRLRRGFRRLLADRGADLSYGRRLPRLLREAGLGQVEADAYFPVTSPACTALESATVRQIRTRLVTAGLAADEEIDQHLANVASGTMDLTTAPMISAWGTKP is encoded by the coding sequence ATGACGCACAGCGACGGGCATCCGGACGGGCATTCCGGCGCGGACACCGACCAGGACAAGGACGGGAACGAGGGCGGCCGGGACGCGGGTCAGCCCGAGAGCCGGGGCGAGGGGCGGCGCGAAGGCCCGGGTGGAGGCCGATATCTGCTCGAGAACCGGCAGACCGAGGCCGGCGAGCGCTTCGACGCCTTCGCGACCCTCTTCGATCCCACGACGTTCCGTCACTTCGAAGGACTCGGCGTCGGACCAGGATGGCGCTGCTGGGAGGTCGGCGCCGGCGGCACCTCCGTCGTCTCCTGGCTGGCCGAGCGGGTCGGCCTCACCGGCACGGTCGTCGCGACCGATATCGACACCTCACTGGTCGCCAAGGCCGCCCGCCCGCCGGTGGAGGTGAGAATGCACGACGTGGGCGCCGAGGAGCCGCCGGGCGAGGGCTTCGACCTCGTGCACGCCCGGCTCGTCCTGGTCCACGTGCCGGACCGGGAACGGGCGCTGCGGTCGATGATCAAGGCACTGCGCCCCGGCGGACGGCTGCTGCTGGAGGACGCCGACCCCGCCCTCCAGCCCCTGCTCTGCCCGGACGAACACGGCCCGGCGGAGGAACTGGCCAACCGGCTGCGCCGCGGCTTCCGCCGCCTGCTGGCCGACCGTGGCGCCGACCTGTCCTACGGCCGCAGACTCCCGCGCCTGCTGCGCGAGGCAGGCCTGGGCCAGGTGGAGGCCGACGCCTACTTCCCGGTCACCTCCCCGGCCTGCACCGCCCTGGAGTCGGCCACGGTCCGGCAGATCCGTACCCGCCTCGTCACCGCGGGCCTGGCCGCCGACGAGGAGATCGACCAGCACCTGGCCAACGTGGCCTCCGGCACCATGGACCTGACCACAGCACCGATGATCTCCGCCTGGGGCACCAAGCCGTAG
- a CDS encoding carbohydrate kinase family protein — MGPAVTDGGGGALLVVGDVVTDVVVRHRGPLASGTDTSAAVRMLPGGAGANVACWAAHSGCQEVRLLGRVGAESAAWHERALVASGVRPHLVVDPGAPTGTVVCLVDSSAAAERTFLTDSGASLRLEAGDWSDALLDGVARLHLSGYLLFSGTGRALVASAVAAAHARGVPVSLDPASAGFLVTLGVDRFLALVEGVDVLLPSRDEACLLTGLPDPADAAAELSRHVPLVVVKQGAAGARVAHAGAVRAHVPAVPATARDTTGAGDAFTGAFLAALLAGAAAGAAAARGCAAGALAVARVGGRPPRAR; from the coding sequence GTGGGCCCTGCCGTGACGGACGGCGGGGGTGGGGCGCTGCTGGTGGTCGGGGACGTCGTGACGGATGTCGTCGTGCGGCATCGCGGCCCTCTCGCGAGCGGCACCGACACCTCCGCCGCGGTCCGGATGCTGCCCGGCGGGGCGGGGGCCAACGTGGCCTGCTGGGCGGCCCACAGCGGGTGCCAGGAGGTCCGGCTGCTGGGGCGGGTGGGCGCGGAGTCGGCGGCCTGGCACGAACGGGCGCTGGTCGCTTCGGGCGTGCGCCCCCATCTGGTCGTCGATCCCGGGGCGCCGACCGGGACGGTGGTCTGCCTCGTCGACTCCTCGGCGGCGGCCGAGCGCACGTTCCTCACGGACAGCGGGGCGTCGCTGCGCCTTGAGGCGGGTGACTGGTCCGACGCGCTGCTCGACGGGGTGGCCCGGCTGCACCTGTCGGGCTACCTGCTGTTCTCCGGTACGGGCCGGGCGCTGGTGGCGAGCGCCGTCGCGGCGGCCCACGCGCGTGGCGTGCCGGTGAGCCTGGATCCCGCGTCGGCCGGGTTCCTCGTCACGCTGGGCGTGGACCGGTTCCTCGCGCTCGTCGAGGGGGTGGACGTGCTGCTGCCGAGCCGCGACGAGGCCTGCCTGCTGACGGGCCTGCCCGACCCGGCGGACGCGGCGGCCGAGCTGAGCCGCCACGTCCCGCTCGTGGTCGTGAAGCAGGGCGCCGCCGGGGCACGGGTGGCACACGCGGGTGCCGTCCGTGCCCACGTACCCGCGGTGCCTGCCACCGCGCGGGACACCACCGGCGCGGGCGACGCCTTCACCGGCGCCTTCCTCGCCGCCCTTCTGGCCGGCGCCGCTGCTGGGGCCGCGGCAGCCCGGGGATGCGCGGCGGGCGCGCTCGCGGTGGCGCGGGTGGGCGGGAGGCCTCCGAGAGCCCGGTAG